From one Mytilus trossulus isolate FHL-02 chromosome 10, PNRI_Mtr1.1.1.hap1, whole genome shotgun sequence genomic stretch:
- the LOC134686884 gene encoding uncharacterized protein LOC134686884 isoform X2 — protein sequence MNGTNNSTDTDTSDGLTGGSLFLVVLSATSAWCVFIMCIVCCSEYRGYQRRGRGRNYNARRNAAPVENKSYTERKEELSMGVAALSNIQQELSTISPSDEVTDSSIERKDDKTDIFHDQNDFQENNCTLDFPTPKNRKTILPPINVGTIINVESRCHSDTNSPSKEMLLEISPKKHKNSQMTPVIVHS from the exons ATGAATGGGACTAACAATAGTACAGATACAGACACAAGTGATG GTTTAACTGGTGGCAGTCTGTTCTTAGTTGTTCTCTCTGCTACCTCGGCCTGGTGTGTGTTCATCATGTGTATTGTTTGTTGCTCAGAATACCGTGGTTACCAAAGAAGAGGAAGAGGTCGTAATTAC AATGCCAGAAGAAATGCTGCTCCAgttgaaaataaatcatatacagaaagaaaagaagaattATCAATGGGTGTGGCAGCATTGTCtaacattcaacaagaactGTCAACAATTTCACCTTCAGATGAAGTGACAGATTCATCAATAGAAAGAAAAGACGACAAGACAGACATATTTCATGATCAAAATGACTTCCAAGAGAATAATTGTACTCTTGATTTTCCCActcctaaaaatagaaaaacaatactTCCTCCTATAAATGTTGGGACCATTATAAATGTGGAGAGTAGATGTCATTCAGATACAAACTCACCCTCCAAGGAAATGCTGCTGGAAATTTCAcccaaaaaacacaaaaactcaCAGATGACGCCTGTGATTGTTCATTCTTAA
- the LOC134686884 gene encoding uncharacterized protein LOC134686884 isoform X1: MNGTNNSTDTDTSDGFNGGQTFVIIFFATSAWFGFLFFLICSIEYSKFKDRGDKTQNNARRNAAPVENKSYTERKEELSMGVAALSNIQQELSTISPSDEVTDSSIERKDDKTDIFHDQNDFQENNCTLDFPTPKNRKTILPPINVGTIINVESRCHSDTNSPSKEMLLEISPKKHKNSQMTPVIVHS; this comes from the exons ATGAATGGGACTAACAATAGTACAGATACAGACACAAGTGATG GCTTCAATGGTGGCCAAACATtcgtaattatattttttgccaCATCGGCTTGGTTTGGCTTCCTCTTCTTCTTAATTTGCTCCATCGAATACTCAAAGTTCAAGGACAGAGGagacaaaacacaaaat AATGCCAGAAGAAATGCTGCTCCAgttgaaaataaatcatatacagaaagaaaagaagaattATCAATGGGTGTGGCAGCATTGTCtaacattcaacaagaactGTCAACAATTTCACCTTCAGATGAAGTGACAGATTCATCAATAGAAAGAAAAGACGACAAGACAGACATATTTCATGATCAAAATGACTTCCAAGAGAATAATTGTACTCTTGATTTTCCCActcctaaaaatagaaaaacaatactTCCTCCTATAAATGTTGGGACCATTATAAATGTGGAGAGTAGATGTCATTCAGATACAAACTCACCCTCCAAGGAAATGCTGCTGGAAATTTCAcccaaaaaacacaaaaactcaCAGATGACGCCTGTGATTGTTCATTCTTAA